From the Terriglobia bacterium genome, the window ATCAAGCGCTCGATGCCGCTCTTGTTCGTTGCCCGGTCGTCAATGCGCTTCGCGGCGCGGTCGAACGCCCTCTTGATTCGGTCTTCATCGAATGGTTTCAGCAGGTAGTCCACCGCTTCCACTTCGAAAGCGCGCAAGGCGAACTCGTCGTAGGCCGTGACGAAGATGACCGCCGGCATGGCTTCAGCCCCGACCGCATCAATCACTTCGAAGCCGCTCATGCCGGGCATCTGGATGTCCAGGAACACGAGGTCCGGGCAGAGGGTCCGGATGGCGTCCACTGCTTCGAGACCATTCTGCGCCTCGGCGACAATCTCGAGGCCTTCTTCCCCCTGCAGGTGCGCGCGTACCTTGTTGCGCGCCGGTCTTTCGTCATCCACTATGAGAATCCGGATCTTCATATGGCTGCAGCCGTCTCCCTGGCGGATATGCGGGCGGGTACTTCGATCGTTATCCGGAGGCCTCCGGCCGGGACATTGGCGATCTCGAACCGGTGATCCCTTCCATAGAGCTGCTCCAGGCGTTGACGCGTGTTCGAAAGGCCCACGCCGCCATTCATGGCACTCTCGGCATCCGCGGCAATTCCGGGGCCGTTGTCCTGTACCTCGAGTTTCAGAAAATCTCCCTGCCGTGCGGATGTGATGCTGATGCTGCCCGGTTTGGCGAAGTCGGCCATGCAGTGCTTGATGAAGTTTTCCGCGAGCGGCTGCAGGAGAAGAGACGGAACCAGGTAACTTCGTGTGCCCTGCTCCACTTCGAGTCTGACGAGCAGCCGTTCCTGGAATCGGGCCTTCATGATCGCCAGATAGGAATCCAGAAATTCCAGCTCTGTGTCCAGCGTGACCTCCTGCCGGTCGGCATGGCTCAACGTCAGACGCAGGAGGTCGCTCAGGGAAGCGATCATCCGGTCGGCAGTGCGCGCATCCTGGTAGATATAGGACGAGATCATGTTGAGAGTATTAAAGAGAAAATGCGGATTAAGCTGCATTTTGAGGGCATTCAGCCGTGCTTCTGCAAGCTGTTTCTCCAGTTGCGATGCCTGCACCTCCCGTTCCCGGTTTTTTCTCAAAGATCCCAACAGGGTGACGACGGCGTACAGAAACCAGTACATGATGAACTGTTTCTGATATTCCATCAGGAACCTGATGCTGATCCTCCCGTAGTCATAAGCCCCCCAACCCAGGATTGGAAAAAGCAGCGACCGGCTCCCCCACATCAGCAGTGTGTGACTGGCGCCGAAGACGACGGTCACCGCAACATGCAGGGGCAGCCGCCGGCGCCAATTGAAGCGCTCGATCGGATATCGATGCATGAACCAGAGGAGGGCGGGCAAAAGGATCAGGACCGTATAAAACCCGGTCATCTCCTGGGCAAAGATGCGCGCATAGTTCGGCTTGACCCGATCAGCCAGCTCCGTCGTAGTATAAGCGCTGAAGCTGTACAGGGCGAGGAAGGTGCCCGCCAGAAATATGCCAAGCCACTTCATGACCCTGCGACCGCGCTTTGATTCAAGCATCATCTCTTGCCTCAAAACCTGCAGAAACAGGATGTTTTGGAAAATTTTCTGCGCGTCTGGAGAAAGCGATCAGGCCGGACATGATCTTCCTGGTTCCAGCGTGTCTTCTCGAACTCCGAACCATAGCCGAAGTATATTACAGTTTCCCGGCACACCGGCGAAGGCAGCGAGAAAATCAGCGCTCATATACTGATATTACATGGTGTACTCGATCACACCTCTCAGAAAGAGATGTGTGACAGGCGGGATTTTGAGCAGGCTCAGCGGGACGCAGACCACCCCAAACAGGTGGACGCCGCCGTCAAAACTGTGCACGCCGGGAAGCACGGCAACGGATTTGCGCGCAGGGGCGACCGCCGCCCTTCCCTTCTGATGAGACTGCTCGCGGATATTTTTGTGAAATAAATATCCTGATGCTGCCAGGTGACTGACCCGAAGACGGGATTCCCGGTCATTTGACGGATGGCTGAAGCGCTCTGGGTTCTGATTTGGCGATCCGGAAGCAGGCCATCTCGGTGCTGTTGCGTACGATCAGCCGCCCGTCCGCAATCGCCGGGACATTCCACGTTTTCCCCTCGACCGCCGGAAAGCGCGCAATTTCCTGATATCGTTCCGGGCTGGCCTTCACGAGCGCGACGACGCCGTTCTCACTGCTGATGATCAAATGGCCGGAAACGAGCAGCAGCTGTCCGTAGCCGTAGCGCCCGCCCTTCCATTTGAGCTCGCCGCTCGCCGGATCGAGGCACGCGAGGATCGCCTCGTCGAGGCCGTAGATATATCCTTCGTACAGAACTGAGCTGCCGAACTTGTTTTTCATGCGGTTGTTCTGCCAGACTGTGCGCGCCCCGTAACCGTCATCCCTGCGGAAGACCTCGACCAGAGCGGCGCCGTGGTCATATCCGGCGGAGATGAAAAAACAATCGTCCGTTAGTGCGATCGGCTGCGCCACGTTGATGCCCTCGTGGGTGACCCAGGGATATTCCCAGAGAAGCGAGCCGTTCTCGACAGTCAAGCCCATGGCCCGATTCGCGCTTACGACCAGGATCTGCCGACGGCCGGCGAGGGTGATCAGTTGCGGGGAGGTGTAGGCTTGACGGTCGTCGAGCGCTTTCCAGATCGGATCCCCCGTCAGCCTGTTATAGGCGACAACCGATTTGCCATGCGGGCCGCCGGCCAGGACGATCACCTTATCGTCTACGATGAGGGGCGAGGCGGCCATCCCCCAAGGGATGTTCTCAGCCTGGTTGTCTGTGAGTATGTTGCGTGACCATATGCGACTGCCGGATCGGGCGTCAAGGCAGCGAAACTCGCCGGTGGCGCCGAGGGCGTAGAGGCGCCCTTCATGCCAGGTGGGTGTTGCGCGCGGTCCGTCACCGCCCATGGTCTCCCGGAATTCGGCGTCCCAGCCGTGGATCCACTGCTCCCGCCCGGAATCGATGGCATACGCGGCGACAACTTCCTTTTGCCGGCGCTGCTCGATGGTGAAAATCAATCCATCCGCCACTACCACTGAGGCGTACCCACCGCCGACAGGACGCTTCCAGAGGAGCGGAAGCTTGCCTGAGGGCCAGTCGGTGAGCATTCCGCCTCCGGCATAGATCCCGTTGCGTCCCGGGCCACGAAACTCCGGCCAGTAGAAGCGATCAACCGCAGGCGGTGATCGCAGCTCCGCGCCCGTTGCAGCGGTTGCAGAGACCCAGGGAGTCGTTTCCGGCAACGGAGCCTGCAATTGGCTCGCATCGATGGAGAGCTCCTCCTTGCGGCGCTTTTCAATCTCCGCGCTGTGGCTTTCGCGATTCCTGAGGGTAAAGATCGGATGAGTCAAGCTCCCGTCCATCTCCATTCTAAGGCCCCAGAAAAGAAAGAGGTGGACCACTGCAAACGCAAATGCAGCCAGTGATCCCAGCAATTTCGCCGCCAAGCGGCTGTCGCGCCTCATCCATAACAGGATCAGCCCCAGCGGTGGGAGCAGGAGGACCAAAGTCCAGATGACGACGAGGTTCCGATACCAGGCAGTGTTCGGCATGAATGAGATCTCCGAGATTTTGCAGCCGCCAGTATACAACAGGGCGGGAATTGGCGGCAGCGGCGCCTGCGCGATCTCCCGAGTCCCGAATGCGCGGGCTCCAGGCCCTATTTGGGCTCAAGGAGATTCCCCCAGCGCCCAAGCAGAGATGACTGCGCCTGCATTGGGTAGGCAGAGTACCCAATCACAAAAGGAATCCCCACAGACAGGACATGAGCGATCCTGACCATGACTTTTTTCTCCTACGGGTTTGATGCAGTCCTGAAACAGCTTGCTCCGCAATTCTGTGATTACTCTATCGCAGGAGCATCTGGTTGACAATCTACCCGAGAAGTCGTAGAGTAGGCATTCTACCAATGTATCCACGCCGCCGGGAAAGACGGGTGGCCGTCAGGTCATTTGCTTTTGCGGAGTGAAGCCAACATGCCCCGATCGGAAACGCCCAAATCAAAAACGAATGAACGGGAGGATCTGCTCCAGGGCACCCTGGACATGATCATTTTGCGCACCCTGCTGTTCGAACCCATGCATGGCCACGCGATCGCGACCGCGATCGAGCACACGTCCGAGGATATCCTGCAGGTGGACCACGGTTCGCTGTATCCGGCGCTTCACCGCCTGCTGCGCCGGGGGTGGATCGCGTCCGAATGGGGAGTCTCGAAGAACAACCGCCGCGCCAAATACTATCGCCTCACCCGTTCCGGGCGAAAGCAGCTCGCGGTCGAGACCACAAAATGGGAACGGCTGGTGCGCGCCATCACACGAATCGTGCAGGCTTCTCCGGAAGAGAGGCGATCATGAATCTGATGCGTGGATTTGCGGATCTATGGGGACGCCTGAATAGGCGGCCCGCGGGCAGCGAAGTCGAGGAGGAGATCCGGGAACACCTCGATATTGAAATCAGTGAAAATATCGAGGCCGGGATGTCGCCCGAGGAAGCGCGCTAT encodes:
- a CDS encoding LytTR family DNA-binding domain-containing protein, translating into MKIRILIVDDERPARNKVRAHLQGEEGLEIVAEAQNGLEAVDAIRTLCPDLVFLDIQMPGMSGFEVIDAVGAEAMPAVIFVTAYDEFALRAFEVEAVDYLLKPFDEDRIKRAFDRAAKRIDDRATNKSGIERLMASVRPADPFLQRIVVKDKERLFFVSVKDISHLSGQENYVKIHTTNGDHLIRDTLNHLEGRLDPQKFARIHRSEMVNIDSIKEMHSWSHGDYIVILKDGIRLRLSRRYQHNLLQRARY
- a CDS encoding histidine kinase — encoded protein: MMLESKRGRRVMKWLGIFLAGTFLALYSFSAYTTTELADRVKPNYARIFAQEMTGFYTVLILLPALLWFMHRYPIERFNWRRRLPLHVAVTVVFGASHTLLMWGSRSLLFPILGWGAYDYGRISIRFLMEYQKQFIMYWFLYAVVTLLGSLRKNREREVQASQLEKQLAEARLNALKMQLNPHFLFNTLNMISSYIYQDARTADRMIASLSDLLRLTLSHADRQEVTLDTELEFLDSYLAIMKARFQERLLVRLEVEQGTRSYLVPSLLLQPLAENFIKHCMADFAKPGSISITSARQGDFLKLEVQDNGPGIAADAESAMNGGVGLSNTRQRLEQLYGRDHRFEIANVPAGGLRITIEVPARISARETAAAI
- a CDS encoding PQQ-like beta-propeller repeat protein, yielding MPNTAWYRNLVVIWTLVLLLPPLGLILLWMRRDSRLAAKLLGSLAAFAFAVVHLFLFWGLRMEMDGSLTHPIFTLRNRESHSAEIEKRRKEELSIDASQLQAPLPETTPWVSATAATGAELRSPPAVDRFYWPEFRGPGRNGIYAGGGMLTDWPSGKLPLLWKRPVGGGYASVVVADGLIFTIEQRRQKEVVAAYAIDSGREQWIHGWDAEFRETMGGDGPRATPTWHEGRLYALGATGEFRCLDARSGSRIWSRNILTDNQAENIPWGMAASPLIVDDKVIVLAGGPHGKSVVAYNRLTGDPIWKALDDRQAYTSPQLITLAGRRQILVVSANRAMGLTVENGSLLWEYPWVTHEGINVAQPIALTDDCFFISAGYDHGAALVEVFRRDDGYGARTVWQNNRMKNKFGSSVLYEGYIYGLDEAILACLDPASGELKWKGGRYGYGQLLLVSGHLIISSENGVVALVKASPERYQEIARFPAVEGKTWNVPAIADGRLIVRNSTEMACFRIAKSEPRALQPSVK
- a CDS encoding PadR family transcriptional regulator, with the translated sequence MPRSETPKSKTNEREDLLQGTLDMIILRTLLFEPMHGHAIATAIEHTSEDILQVDHGSLYPALHRLLRRGWIASEWGVSKNNRRAKYYRLTRSGRKQLAVETTKWERLVRAITRIVQASPEERRS